Proteins found in one Lutimonas zeaxanthinifaciens genomic segment:
- a CDS encoding alpha/beta fold hydrolase, whose product MPDILYKNLNVHYSDTGSGKVLVFLHGFLENSRMWDKVSQTLNQNFRVVCVDLLGHGKTQNLGYIHSMEEQAKMVIFLLNNLEIEQFSLIGHSMGGYVSLAIVELIPGRVDRLCLMNSTALADTEEKKINRDRGIAAVKQNYKTFVRLAIPNLFSEENRTVFESEIKDITRQALEMSAQGIIASLEGMKVRPDRTNILSGKSLPVLMIIGEKDPALDYQSLLKQAAYKNVTAVIFHDGHMSHIENEHDLTTSLSDWFSKRVA is encoded by the coding sequence ATGCCGGATATACTTTATAAAAATTTAAACGTCCATTATTCTGATACGGGTAGTGGAAAAGTCCTTGTATTTCTTCATGGGTTTCTGGAAAATTCAAGGATGTGGGACAAAGTGTCCCAAACGTTAAATCAAAATTTCAGGGTGGTTTGTGTTGACCTTCTGGGCCATGGAAAAACCCAAAACCTGGGATATATTCATTCCATGGAAGAGCAGGCTAAAATGGTAATTTTCCTTTTGAATAATTTGGAAATCGAGCAATTCAGTTTAATCGGGCATAGTATGGGAGGTTATGTTTCACTGGCTATTGTCGAATTGATTCCCGGACGCGTTGATCGACTCTGTTTAATGAATTCAACTGCTCTGGCAGATACTGAAGAAAAAAAGATCAACCGGGATCGTGGAATTGCAGCGGTCAAACAGAATTATAAAACCTTTGTCAGGCTCGCGATTCCCAACCTGTTTTCAGAAGAAAATCGTACCGTATTTGAATCGGAAATTAAGGATATTACCCGGCAGGCTCTCGAAATGTCGGCCCAGGGTATCATCGCCTCATTGGAGGGTATGAAAGTCAGGCCGGACAGAACAAATATTCTATCCGGGAAATCCTTACCTGTTTTGATGATCATTGGAGAAAAAGATCCGGCTCTTGACTATCAAAGTTTACTAAAACAAGCTGCATATAAGAACGTAACCGCCGTTATTTTTCATGATGGCCACATGAGTCACATAGAAAATGAACATGATCTGACGACTTCCTTGTCGGATTGGTTTTCAAAAAGGGTCGCTTAA
- a CDS encoding class I SAM-dependent methyltransferase yields the protein MTDKNQSSNCPLCTKASNVFYEDEKHLFYQCMDCRGIFRSESQRLSNTEEIKRYLLHRDPELDEGYYQFILPLIEEVRSFAKKGAQGLDYGCGQHKFLLKTLTKEGFNTFGYDPLFLDDKKLLKQQYDFIVCCEVIEHFFHPLREFQRLKNILVPQGKLICKTDVYDSKTDFETWYYKNDPTHVFIYMEETFEWIRQNLDFKDVKVDGRVINFSK from the coding sequence ATGACCGATAAAAATCAATCTTCCAACTGCCCTTTATGCACAAAAGCATCAAACGTTTTTTACGAAGATGAAAAACACCTTTTTTATCAGTGTATGGATTGCCGTGGCATCTTCAGGTCCGAATCTCAACGATTGTCGAATACGGAAGAGATCAAACGTTATCTTTTACACAGGGATCCGGAACTTGACGAGGGTTATTATCAATTCATCCTTCCTCTCATTGAAGAGGTCAGGTCTTTTGCAAAAAAAGGTGCCCAGGGTCTTGATTATGGCTGCGGACAACATAAATTTCTATTGAAAACCCTGACCAAAGAGGGCTTTAATACCTTTGGTTATGACCCTTTGTTTCTGGATGATAAGAAACTATTGAAACAACAATATGATTTTATTGTCTGTTGTGAAGTCATAGAACATTTTTTCCATCCCTTGCGGGAATTCCAACGCTTAAAAAATATCCTGGTTCCACAAGGAAAACTTATTTGCAAAACGGATGTTTATGATTCAAAAACAGATTTTGAGACCTGGTATTACAAAAACGACCCCACCCATGTCTTTATTTATATGGAAGAAACCTTTGAATGGATCAGACAAAATTTGGATTTTAAAGATGTTAAAGTAGATGGAAGAGTGATCAATTTTTCCAAATAA
- a CDS encoding DUF6973 domain-containing protein, with translation MLKGRIILVLALVLSFSLQAQKNNGFSSLSGPEKWWVIVHPFKAKKALETSLRTIQVRDSIKSLGIIGSDDNGGHLDAFKHTLWMVGLTHKIGPKSAIKLGKAHEKGNYKSYLKGDPEDGALPDKAASDMDLFNNEQGIRIASDNPQASEARIIAIILDELQTGSLRILKKEGRVFLNCDGLPLAKEDMAGTWENDKCLVSSDSRNP, from the coding sequence GTGTTAAAAGGACGGATAATACTCGTATTGGCTTTGGTTTTGAGTTTCAGTTTGCAGGCTCAGAAAAACAATGGGTTCTCATCATTGAGCGGACCTGAGAAGTGGTGGGTCATAGTTCATCCGTTTAAGGCCAAAAAGGCCCTGGAAACATCTTTGAGAACGATACAAGTCAGAGATTCTATAAAAAGTTTAGGTATTATTGGGTCTGATGATAACGGAGGTCATCTGGATGCCTTCAAACACACACTTTGGATGGTAGGTTTAACCCATAAAATAGGCCCAAAATCAGCAATCAAACTTGGAAAGGCCCATGAGAAAGGGAACTACAAGTCTTATTTAAAGGGTGATCCTGAAGACGGAGCCTTGCCCGATAAAGCAGCCTCTGATATGGATCTTTTCAATAACGAGCAGGGTATAAGAATTGCCAGTGATAATCCTCAAGCGAGTGAAGCTCGGATCATTGCAATTATTCTCGATGAATTGCAAACAGGATCTTTAAGAATCCTCAAAAAAGAAGGACGAGTATTTCTTAATTGTGATGGCCTACCTCTAGCTAAAGAAGATATGGCCGGGACCTGGGAAAACGACAAATGCCTTGTCTCATCTGATTCACGGAATCCTTAA
- a CDS encoding cation:dicarboxylate symporter family transporter, which produces MKNLSLSTKVLLGVLFGILTGLFFGEDVAWMGIIGDVFIGLLQMTVLPYIMFSLIVNIGRLSLDTGKKIIRYGLIFLFLLLSLGLVYLIILPFSFPSWSSGNFYSSEFVQPSVPFDFVKLYIPANPFESMSDNVVPAVVLFSIFIGLGVMKLPNKEALLQPLDVLTDGLNQVNKMIIKITPVGVFSIAAGVVSTLSWSDLSRLQGYLLVYLLAVILFTFLILPSLISIFTPYSSRTIFKITRSTLITIFATGKIIVVYPQLIENIKDIIRADENSSEENQDRVDIIMPLAYPFPNLGTFMIFIFVPFAAWFTGKSMDLSDYPIFLSSTFLSSFVAPITGLPFSLDLLKIPKETFQLFVVSTVLTDRIRVVLGAFHLIALTLLTIAASGGFLRFKKRKIARSLVVIGISTLVSVIGLRYVLETSMKNIPTNLEIVNSFKIISPQQDFVLLDRSKRNPNPKWRGENTLSRIKRRKKLRVGFYTDARPFTFFNKDTVLVGFGIDLAHQLAADLEVKLEFVPIEPGKLIEGMDKDHYDIVMSDIFLSSRYAETLALSKPYLNVSLALLTKQDNKIFNSFETASKLDTFTISYIDRKDIANEFLSYFPEGGAYPVPDINSYFELDKIKDIAKDSARVDSVRIDSIRIDAHLTSAERAASMTVINPKYKVVNPLPYHINNALVFPIAKDNVWRGYIDKWIDFREKDGTFDKIYDQWILGTPYQEKTKKWSILDNVIKPRLFRKDSISGDSIQ; this is translated from the coding sequence ATGAAAAACCTCTCACTTTCAACCAAGGTCCTTTTAGGTGTACTGTTCGGTATACTAACAGGATTGTTTTTTGGCGAAGATGTTGCCTGGATGGGAATTATTGGTGACGTTTTCATAGGGCTCCTTCAAATGACGGTATTGCCTTACATCATGTTTTCTTTAATTGTCAATATCGGAAGGCTTTCGTTAGACACCGGAAAAAAAATAATTCGTTACGGATTGATTTTCCTTTTTTTACTTTTGAGTTTAGGACTCGTATACCTTATTATTTTACCCTTTAGTTTTCCTTCGTGGTCCAGTGGAAATTTCTATAGTTCAGAATTTGTGCAACCAAGTGTCCCCTTTGATTTTGTCAAACTCTATATCCCCGCAAACCCTTTCGAATCAATGAGTGACAATGTGGTTCCGGCAGTGGTTTTGTTCAGTATTTTTATCGGCCTCGGGGTGATGAAATTACCCAATAAAGAAGCCTTGCTGCAACCTTTGGATGTGCTGACTGACGGGCTCAATCAGGTCAATAAAATGATCATCAAAATAACTCCAGTTGGGGTTTTTAGTATTGCGGCAGGCGTTGTCAGTACCTTAAGCTGGTCGGATCTGAGCCGTCTGCAAGGGTATTTACTCGTCTATCTTTTGGCCGTGATTCTATTTACTTTTCTCATTCTCCCCAGCCTGATCTCAATATTTACGCCCTACAGTTCGAGAACCATATTTAAAATAACGCGTTCAACGCTGATCACAATTTTTGCAACCGGAAAAATCATTGTGGTTTATCCTCAGTTGATCGAGAATATTAAAGACATCATACGAGCCGATGAGAATTCCAGTGAGGAGAATCAGGACAGGGTGGATATTATCATGCCACTGGCCTATCCGTTTCCGAACCTTGGAACCTTTATGATTTTTATTTTTGTCCCATTCGCTGCCTGGTTTACCGGCAAGTCCATGGATCTTTCTGACTATCCGATTTTTCTTAGTTCTACTTTTCTGAGTAGTTTTGTAGCGCCCATCACGGGTCTTCCTTTTAGTCTGGATCTTCTTAAAATACCCAAGGAAACCTTTCAGCTATTTGTTGTTTCTACGGTTCTAACGGATCGAATCAGGGTTGTACTCGGAGCTTTTCATCTCATTGCGCTAACCCTTTTGACCATAGCGGCCAGCGGCGGATTTTTACGGTTCAAAAAAAGAAAAATTGCTCGAAGTCTGGTTGTAATAGGAATATCCACCCTTGTTTCTGTTATAGGGTTGCGTTATGTCCTGGAAACAAGTATGAAAAATATTCCTACAAACCTTGAAATTGTCAATTCTTTTAAAATCATAAGTCCTCAGCAGGACTTTGTTCTACTCGACAGGTCAAAAAGGAATCCGAATCCAAAATGGAGAGGTGAAAATACGCTGAGCCGGATAAAGAGGAGAAAGAAGTTAAGGGTTGGTTTTTATACAGATGCGAGGCCATTTACATTTTTTAATAAGGATACCGTTTTGGTAGGTTTTGGTATTGATCTAGCCCATCAACTGGCTGCTGATCTTGAGGTAAAACTTGAATTTGTTCCGATTGAACCGGGCAAACTCATTGAGGGAATGGACAAGGACCATTATGATATCGTGATGTCAGATATTTTCTTGTCCAGCCGATATGCGGAAACTCTTGCATTGTCCAAACCTTATTTGAATGTTTCCCTCGCCCTTTTGACAAAACAGGATAACAAAATTTTTAACAGTTTTGAAACGGCTTCAAAGCTTGACACTTTTACGATCTCATACATTGACAGAAAGGATATTGCCAATGAATTCCTTTCATATTTTCCGGAAGGAGGAGCTTATCCAGTACCCGATATAAATAGCTATTTTGAATTAGACAAAATTAAAGACATTGCAAAAGATTCAGCTCGAGTGGATTCTGTAAGAATCGATTCCATCCGGATAGATGCCCACCTGACAAGTGCGGAAAGAGCTGCCTCAATGACCGTTATCAACCCGAAATACAAGGTTGTGAACCCCTTGCCTTATCATATCAACAATGCACTGGTGTTTCCTATAGCCAAGGATAATGTCTGGAGAGGATATATCGATAAATGGATCGACTTCAGGGAAAAAGACGGGACCTTTGACAAGATCTATGATCAATGGATACTTGGAACTCCTTATCAGGAAAAAACAAAAAAATGGAGTATACTTGACAATGTGATCAAACCAAGATTATTCCGGAAGGATTCAATTTCGGGTGACTCTATTCAATAA
- a CDS encoding aminopeptidase P family protein, with product MKYLPIDSQLFIKNRNKFVEKMEPNSMAIFNSNDIYPISADSTLPFAQQRDIFYLSGVDQEESVLVIFPDCPKKENREVLFLRETNDHIAVWEGEKLDKEKALTTSGISKVYWLQDLEKVLFELMTQAETVYVNTNEHYRASVETETRDARFIKWLKGKYPAHTYKRCQPIMQRLRSVKEPLEIEMIQKACDITEKGFRRVLDFMKPGVMEYEIEAEYIHEFIRNRSAGFAYSPIIGSGYNACVLHYVENNQECKEGDMVLMDVGAEYANYASDMTRCIPVSGKFTERQKEVYNAVLRVKNDAAKLLVPGTIWADYHVEVGKLMTKELLNLGLISQDDVDNEDPDWPAYKKYFMHGTSHHMGLDTHDYGILTEPMEPGMVFTVEPGIYIPDENLGIRLEDDYVIQESGEPLNLMANIPIEIEDIEKLMNG from the coding sequence ATGAAGTACCTTCCTATCGACAGCCAGCTATTTATAAAAAACAGAAATAAATTTGTTGAAAAAATGGAGCCAAATTCCATGGCCATTTTCAATTCTAATGATATTTATCCAATTAGTGCTGACAGCACCCTGCCATTTGCACAACAAAGGGATATTTTCTATTTGTCCGGAGTAGATCAGGAAGAGAGTGTGCTGGTGATCTTTCCGGATTGTCCAAAAAAAGAAAACAGAGAGGTCTTGTTTTTAAGGGAAACCAACGATCATATTGCAGTTTGGGAAGGAGAAAAGCTAGACAAAGAAAAGGCTCTTACAACTTCAGGGATTTCAAAAGTTTACTGGTTGCAGGATCTTGAAAAGGTATTGTTTGAATTGATGACTCAGGCAGAAACGGTATATGTGAATACCAATGAGCACTACCGGGCAAGCGTTGAAACAGAAACGAGAGATGCCAGGTTTATCAAATGGTTAAAAGGCAAATATCCCGCACATACGTATAAAAGATGCCAGCCCATTATGCAAAGGCTTAGGTCTGTAAAAGAACCCTTAGAAATAGAAATGATCCAAAAGGCATGTGACATCACTGAAAAAGGGTTTCGAAGGGTTCTGGATTTTATGAAACCAGGTGTCATGGAATATGAAATAGAAGCAGAATACATTCATGAATTCATCAGAAACAGATCCGCCGGCTTCGCCTATTCTCCGATCATCGGTTCCGGATATAACGCCTGTGTTTTGCACTATGTTGAAAACAATCAGGAATGCAAGGAAGGTGATATGGTTTTAATGGATGTGGGTGCTGAATATGCAAATTATGCCAGTGACATGACACGATGCATTCCGGTTTCCGGAAAATTTACGGAAAGGCAAAAGGAAGTATATAACGCAGTTCTCAGGGTAAAAAATGATGCTGCCAAATTACTGGTTCCGGGAACAATCTGGGCCGATTATCATGTAGAAGTGGGAAAATTAATGACCAAAGAGCTTCTGAACCTGGGGCTTATCAGCCAGGATGATGTTGACAATGAAGATCCTGACTGGCCTGCTTATAAAAAGTACTTTATGCATGGTACCTCTCACCATATGGGTCTTGATACTCATGATTATGGTATTCTCACTGAACCCATGGAGCCCGGAATGGTGTTTACGGTTGAACCGGGGATCTATATTCCGGATGAAAATCTAGGAATCAGGCTCGAAGATGATTATGTGATCCAGGAATCGGGGGAACCTCTTAATTTAATGGCCAATATCCCTATTGAAATTGAGGATATTGAAAAGCTGATGAATGGTTAG
- the brnQ gene encoding branched-chain amino acid transport system II carrier protein has product MKQIKEKFIFGFAIFASFFGAGNLILPPMLGFKAGEDWWLVGIGFLLSATIFPMLALLGYARLQGNMIDFGKKVSTRFAFVFSVAIYLMIPILPTPRTAAVTHEIAIQPYFESSALLTSFVYFLLVFLFVINRGKVIEFLGKFLTPIIGLILLAVILMGILGPENKMMMDGFESPMIKGFLEGYQTYDAIAGLVMGGVMVVTLNNSREKMSVGEKQKMIGQSGLIAMAGLFIIYIGLIFIGSRFNAAFDPDISRTALLSGLSTEIMGKTGTAFLSILVALSCFTTAVSIIVGVADFFKEMLGGSQKVYVASAALSCVAGILMGQFEVKFIIDLAVSVLMLLYPISIVLILLNLLPEKYAGRPIYRVLVILAIFFSIPNFMSSILSEELLNSLYSIIPLSKEGLGWVMPCILAFILMNLIPNKRKVPGIQN; this is encoded by the coding sequence ATGAAACAAATCAAGGAAAAATTTATTTTTGGTTTTGCCATTTTTGCCTCCTTCTTTGGAGCCGGGAATCTGATACTGCCACCCATGTTGGGTTTCAAGGCCGGTGAAGACTGGTGGCTGGTAGGTATAGGTTTTCTCCTTTCTGCCACGATTTTCCCTATGCTGGCTTTATTGGGTTATGCACGGTTACAAGGGAACATGATCGATTTTGGAAAAAAAGTCTCTACGAGGTTCGCCTTCGTATTCAGCGTAGCGATCTATCTTATGATCCCGATACTTCCCACCCCGAGGACTGCAGCCGTTACGCATGAAATTGCAATTCAGCCCTATTTTGAATCCAGTGCCTTGTTAACGAGTTTCGTGTACTTTTTATTGGTTTTTTTATTCGTGATCAACAGGGGAAAAGTGATCGAATTTTTAGGAAAGTTTTTGACACCGATCATAGGATTGATATTGCTTGCAGTTATATTAATGGGAATTCTTGGTCCGGAAAATAAAATGATGATGGATGGTTTTGAAAGCCCAATGATAAAGGGGTTTCTCGAAGGATATCAAACCTATGATGCCATAGCGGGACTTGTTATGGGAGGTGTAATGGTGGTCACTCTTAATAATTCCAGAGAGAAGATGAGCGTGGGTGAAAAACAAAAGATGATCGGTCAATCAGGACTTATAGCCATGGCCGGATTGTTCATCATTTACATTGGGCTGATTTTTATTGGGTCCAGGTTCAACGCAGCCTTTGATCCTGATATAAGCAGGACAGCGCTTCTTTCAGGGCTGAGTACGGAAATTATGGGAAAAACAGGAACAGCATTTTTAAGTATTCTGGTAGCATTATCCTGTTTTACAACAGCTGTGAGCATCATTGTTGGCGTTGCCGATTTTTTTAAAGAAATGCTGGGAGGTTCTCAAAAGGTTTATGTGGCATCAGCTGCACTTTCTTGCGTTGCGGGCATCTTAATGGGCCAGTTTGAGGTTAAATTTATTATTGATCTCGCCGTATCGGTGCTCATGCTGCTCTATCCGATTTCCATTGTATTGATCTTATTGAATCTGTTGCCGGAAAAATATGCGGGAAGACCGATTTATCGCGTTTTAGTAATTCTGGCCATCTTTTTTAGCATTCCAAACTTTATGAGCAGCATCCTTTCAGAAGAATTACTGAATTCACTTTATAGCATTATTCCGTTGTCCAAGGAAGGACTTGGCTGGGTTATGCCATGTATTCTAGCCTTTATCCTAATGAATTTGATTCCTAACAAGAGAAAGGTACCAGGCATTCAAAATTGA
- the thiL gene encoding thiamine-phosphate kinase, whose translation MLEDKNQTRTPLSELGEFKLIDHLTKQTKIHHDSTVKGVGDDCAVIDNGGQLSLVTTDLLVEGVHFDLSYMPLKHLGYKAVMVNLSDVYSMNGNAKQITVSIAVSNRFPLEALEELYAGIHLACKTYNVDLVGGDTTSSTKGLLISITAIGQVEKERIAYRSGAGSNDLLVVTGDLGAAYLGLQVLEREKQVFQVNPNAEHELDNYTYLVERQLKPEARKDIVKLLADLEVSPTSMIDISDGLSSEILHLCKASKKGCQLYEDKIPLDQQVISTCEEFNIDSTMVALSGGEDYELLFTVKQEDFPKIKANPNLSIIGHMTDEPDLIQLVTRGGQKVDITAQGWNALDEK comes from the coding sequence ATGTTAGAAGATAAGAACCAAACCAGGACACCACTCTCCGAACTGGGAGAGTTTAAGTTAATAGATCACCTTACCAAACAAACCAAAATACATCATGACAGTACTGTCAAAGGGGTTGGGGACGACTGTGCCGTTATCGACAATGGGGGGCAGTTGAGTCTTGTTACCACGGACCTCTTGGTTGAAGGCGTTCATTTTGACCTCTCATATATGCCTCTGAAACATTTAGGTTATAAAGCGGTTATGGTGAATCTGTCAGATGTATATTCCATGAATGGAAATGCAAAGCAGATCACGGTTTCGATAGCTGTATCAAATCGATTTCCGCTTGAGGCACTGGAAGAATTGTATGCAGGTATTCATCTGGCATGTAAAACCTATAATGTGGACCTGGTAGGAGGGGACACGACCTCTTCCACGAAGGGCCTTTTGATCAGTATAACAGCCATAGGTCAGGTAGAAAAGGAAAGAATTGCTTATCGCAGTGGTGCGGGATCGAATGACTTGCTGGTTGTAACAGGAGATCTTGGTGCAGCTTATCTGGGATTACAGGTCCTGGAACGTGAAAAACAGGTGTTCCAGGTGAATCCGAATGCGGAGCACGAACTTGACAATTATACCTATTTGGTTGAGCGGCAGTTAAAACCTGAAGCCAGGAAGGATATTGTGAAATTACTTGCTGATCTTGAAGTGTCACCCACCTCGATGATCGACATTTCTGACGGGCTTTCCTCAGAGATCCTGCATTTGTGCAAGGCTTCGAAAAAAGGTTGTCAGCTTTATGAAGATAAGATCCCTTTGGATCAACAGGTAATATCGACTTGCGAGGAATTCAATATTGACAGTACAATGGTCGCTCTTAGTGGCGGAGAGGATTATGAGTTGTTATTTACCGTCAAACAAGAGGATTTTCCCAAGATCAAAGCGAATCCGAATTTGAGTATCATTGGCCATATGACAGATGAGCCTGACTTGATTCAGCTCGTTACAAGAGGAGGGCAAAAGGTTGATATAACGGCCCAGGGATGGAACGCTTTGGATGAAAAATAG
- a CDS encoding DUF4251 domain-containing protein, with protein MKKYTALTLIFFMIFSISFGQTKKEKKAAKSLKEYEQMKEVISGEAYDFQAEWATTLQGRRINLTSNANFMRIRKDSANIYLPYFGQSSSGGVAMTTNGGIEFSGLMQDYKVSYDDKKQKIVVQFNANSKNERYQFNMTVFKAGNTIMNVNSNYRTGIKYEGNTRKPKQE; from the coding sequence ATGAAAAAATATACTGCTCTAACTTTAATTTTCTTTATGATATTCTCAATCTCTTTTGGACAGACCAAAAAAGAAAAAAAAGCTGCAAAATCATTAAAAGAATATGAACAAATGAAAGAAGTTATTTCCGGCGAGGCCTATGATTTTCAGGCGGAGTGGGCAACCACGCTTCAAGGCAGAAGAATCAATCTCACGTCCAATGCGAATTTTATGAGGATACGAAAAGACAGCGCCAATATATACCTTCCTTATTTTGGACAGTCCTCCTCAGGAGGAGTTGCAATGACCACAAATGGCGGAATAGAATTTTCAGGCCTGATGCAAGATTATAAGGTTTCTTACGACGACAAAAAGCAAAAAATTGTTGTTCAGTTTAACGCGAATTCAAAGAATGAAAGATATCAGTTCAATATGACGGTATTTAAAGCCGGAAATACAATTATGAATGTAAACAGCAATTATCGAACAGGTATTAAATACGAAGGAAATACCCGAAAACCCAAACAGGAATAG